The Magnolia sinica isolate HGM2019 chromosome 10, MsV1, whole genome shotgun sequence genome includes a window with the following:
- the LOC131217131 gene encoding probable 1-deoxy-D-xylulose-5-phosphate synthase 2, chloroplastic has translation MAVSGVFTQSSIFVLSGFALENSLRKLGSTRKSLHNNKCKFYTIASAKDSNSGSGRAISFTKDGPQHHQNRPSLDFSGEKPLTPTLNTINYPIHMKNLSTEDLKTLADELRSEIVYTVSKTGGHLSSSLGVVELTVALHHVFDTPNDKIIWDVGHQAYAHKIVTGRRSRMHTIRQTSGLAGFPKRDESAYDAFGVGHSSTSISAGLGMAVGRDLLGKDNHVIAVIGDGAMTAGQAYEAMNNAGYLDSNLIIILNDNRQVSLPTATIDGPAPPVGALSKALTRLQSSRKFRQLREVAKGITKTIGGKMHEVAAKVDGFTRGMMAGPGASLFEELGLYYIGPVDGHNVEELVYILDKVKATPTSGPVLIHVITEKGKGYAPAEVAADKMHGVVKFDPKTGKQMKPKTPTLTYTQYFAQSLITEAERDDSIVAIHAAMGGGTGLNLFQKQFPDRCFDVGIAEQHAVTFAAGLATEGLKPFCAIYSSFLQRGYDQVVHDVDLQKLPVRFAMDRAGLVGADGPTHCGAFDTTFMACLPNMVVMAPSDETELMHMVATAAAIDDRPSCFRFPRGNGIGSLPPPNNKGTPLEVGKGRVVIEGSRVAILGFGTAVQNCIHAGQLLKELGISATVADARFCKPLDTELIRRLAREHEILITVEEGSIGGFGSHVSHFLGLNGLLDGNLKWRAMMLPDRYIDHGSPKDQIQEAGLTSCHIAATVLSLMGKSKEALSVFH, from the exons ATGGCTGTCTCTGGTGTGTTCACGCAAAGCAGTATCTTTGTGCTATCCGGTTTTGCACTGGAGAATTCATTGAGAAAGTTAGGCTCGACCCGCAAATCTCTTCACAATAACAAGTGCAAG TTCTACACCATTGCATCTGCCAAGGACAGCAATTCAGGCAGCGGCAGAGCGATCTCATTCACCAAAGATGGCCCCCAACAtcatcagaaccgtccatcgCTTGATTTCTCCGGAGAAAAGCCTCTAACTCCAACTCTAAACACTATCAACTACCCAATTCACATGAAGAATCTCTCTACCGAA GACCTCAAGACGTTGGCCGATGAGCTCCGGTCGGAGATAGTGTACACGGTGTCAAAGACGGGCGGTCACCTGAGCTCAAGCCTCGGTGTGGTGGAGCTGACGGTGGCATTGCACCATGTATTCGACACGCCCAATGATAAGATCATCTGGGATGTGGGTCACCAG GCTTACGCGCATAAGATAGTGACGGGAAGGAGGTCTAGAATGCATACGATCCGGCAGACATCAGGCCTAGCAGGCTTCCCAAAGAGGGATGAGAGCGCGTATGATGCATTTGGAGTTGGACATAGTTCTACAAGCATCTCAGCTGGGCTAG GAATGGCGGTCGGCCGGGACTTGTTGGGGAAGGATAATCATGTGATCGCAGTGATCGGTGATGGAGCCATGACGGCGGGCCAGGCGTACGAGGCCATGAACAATGCAGGCTATCTTGATTCCAATCTTATCATCATCTTGAATGACAACAGGCAAGTTTCACTTCCAAccgctaccatagatggcccggCCCCACCCGTTGGGGCCCTCAGTAAGGCCCTCACAAGGCTCCAATCCAGCAGAAAGTTCAGGCAACTCCGAGAAGTCGCCAAG GGCATTACGAAGACGATCGGAGGGAAGATGCATGAAGTTGCCGCGAAGGTCGATGGATTCACACGGGGGATGATGGCCGGTCCCGGGGCATCCCTGTTCGAAGAGCTGGGACTCTACTACATAGGACCTGTTGATGGCCACAATGTGGAAGAGCTTGTGTATATCTTGGACAAGGTGAAGGCCACACCTACGTCGGGCCCGGTTCTCATACACGTCATCACCGAGAAGGGAAAAGGCTATGCTCCAGCTGAAGTGGCCGCTGACAaaatgcacg GTGTTGTGAAGTTTGATCCCAAAACGGGTAAGCAAATGAAACCCAAAACTCCTACTCTTACATACACTCAGTACTTTGCCCAGTCGTTGATCACCGAAGCAGAGAGAGATGATAGCATCGTAGCCATCCATGCCGCGATGGGAGGTGGGACAGGTCTTAATCTATTTCAGAAGCAATTTCCTGATCGGTGTTTCGACGTTGGGATCGCTGAGCAACATGCAGTGACATTCGCGGCGGGCCTGGCAACGGAGGGCCTCAAGCCCTTTTGTGCAATCTATTCTTCTTTCCTACAACGAGGCTATGATCAG GTGGTCCATGATGTAGATCTCCAGAAGCTACCGGTGCGATTCGCCATGGACAGGGCAGGCCTGGTGGGTGCAGATGGTCCCACCCATTGCGGGGCATTCGACACCACCTTCATGGCATGCTTGCCCAACATGGTGGTGATGGCCCCTTCTGATGAGACTGAGCTCATGCACATGGTTGCTACAGCTGCAGCCATCGACGATCGGCCCAGTTGCTTCCGGTTCCCTCGAGGGAACGGCATTGGATCTCTCCCCCCACCAAACAACAAGGGAACACCATTAGAG GTGGGAAAAGGAAGGGTGGTGATTGAAGGAAGTAGGGTAGCCATTTTGGGCTTTGGAACTGCAGTGCAGAATTGCATACATGCAGGGCAGCTTCTGAAAGAGCTTGGCATTTCTGCAACCGTTGCTGATGCCCGTTTCTGCAAACCGTTGGATACAGAGCTAATAAGAAGGCTGGCCCGCGAGCATGAGATCCTGATCACCGTTGAAGAAGGATCAATAGGAGGGTTCGGATCACATGTATCACATTTCTTGGGCTTGAATGGACTCTTAGATGGAAATCTAAAG TGGAGGGCTATGATGCTTCCAGACCGATACATCGATCATGGATCGCCGAAGGACCAGATCCAAGAAGCGGGCCTCACTTCCTGTCACATAGCGGCCACTGTATTATCCCTCATGGGCAAAAGCAAGGAGGCTCTCAGTGTGTTCCATTGA